A stretch of Comamonadaceae bacterium M7527 DNA encodes these proteins:
- a CDS encoding DUF4390 domain-containing protein — MCALLLSAPAWAATANVSLQRDTDGLYLSAATNWQPAPAVLDALERGVAMTFTMQATVIKPRWYWFNKTVQTTTRVKRLAYQPLTRQWRISSSTGVDALAVAGSGVALHQNVDDLDTALALISRAKHWRIASANALDEAADDPADLSVRFTLRLICQHCPGHFRLA; from the coding sequence ATGTGCGCGTTGCTGCTGAGCGCGCCTGCGTGGGCGGCCACGGCCAATGTGTCGCTACAACGCGATACCGATGGTTTGTACCTGAGTGCCGCGACCAACTGGCAGCCTGCACCCGCGGTGCTGGACGCGCTTGAGCGTGGCGTGGCCATGACATTCACCATGCAGGCCACTGTTATCAAGCCGCGCTGGTATTGGTTCAACAAAACCGTACAAACAACGACCCGCGTGAAGCGCTTGGCCTATCAGCCGCTGACCCGTCAGTGGCGTATCAGCTCTAGCACGGGCGTGGACGCATTGGCTGTGGCAGGCAGTGGTGTGGCGCTGCACCAAAACGTAGACGACTTAGACACGGCGCTGGCACTCATTAGCCGCGCCAAGCACTGGCGCATTGCCAGTGCCAATGCCTTGGATGAGGCGGCGGATGACCCAGCCGACTTGAGCGTGCGTTTTACCTTACGCTTGATTTGTCAGCATTGCCCAGGCCATTTCAGATTGGCGTGA
- a CDS encoding ATP-binding protein, whose translation MSAAQTGPNKWTLGVGVAFAIAVGLVLLFLLTQATDNSTLYERYYGALVGLNIAAASALGVVIVWLLVKLWQRWRQGKFGSQLLVKLVLIFGLLGLIPGALIYVVSYQFVTRSIESWFDVRVEGALNAGLNLGRNTLDLLSSDLGARTAASATELASQRVDVYTLQLERLREQLRATDVAVLSGTGQVVASAGASQFSLGLGAARPSSQRLQAARQNGVTTWIDGLDDGTDAQREQPADATSQAFIRAVAWLTPNALALKDESRYLQVSVPLSPTLAADALAVQQANREYQERALARDGLRSMYIGTLTLALVLTVFGAVLVAALLGNQLAKPLLVLAAGVRDVAKGDLTPKLIVRTRDELGGLTRSFADMTQQLADARAAVQLSVSELDAARASLQTILDNLTAGVMVLDAGGHIQSINPSAQRILGDELLQQVGQPLAGVAGLQEWAHDVGRQFKRLSDDQAATEQITAQQSHWQHSYELQANAHGLQHDTITLLARGALLPGLGQLLVFDDISDLVSAQRAKAWADVARRLAHEIKNPLTPIQLSAERLSMKLDGKLQPAEQALVTKSVNTIVAQVEAMKRLVNEFRDYARLPAAVLHPLDLNAVVRDILSLYENAVVPVQFDAQPNIPLIEADDQQLRQVIHNLVQNAQDASLANEAVRKPLVVLRTRLNEQGDRLRLQVLDSGAGFTDAILKRAFEPYVTTKTKGTGLGLAVVKKIADEHHAQVHLKNRLEAAHGQDLVAGGQVSVSFPVV comes from the coding sequence ATGAGTGCCGCCCAAACAGGCCCCAATAAATGGACGCTAGGCGTTGGTGTTGCCTTCGCAATTGCGGTGGGCCTGGTGTTGCTGTTTTTGCTCACCCAAGCCACGGACAACAGCACCTTGTACGAGCGCTACTACGGCGCATTGGTGGGACTCAACATTGCCGCAGCAAGTGCCCTGGGTGTGGTGATTGTGTGGCTGCTGGTGAAGTTGTGGCAGCGGTGGCGTCAGGGTAAGTTTGGCAGCCAGCTGCTGGTCAAGCTGGTGCTAATTTTTGGCTTGCTAGGCCTTATACCCGGCGCACTGATTTATGTGGTGTCGTACCAGTTTGTCACCCGCTCTATTGAGAGTTGGTTTGACGTGCGCGTAGAGGGCGCGCTGAACGCCGGCCTTAACTTGGGCCGCAACACGCTTGACCTACTCAGCTCTGACTTGGGTGCGCGCACCGCCGCGTCTGCCACCGAGCTGGCCAGCCAGCGCGTAGACGTGTACACCTTGCAGCTGGAGCGTTTGCGCGAGCAACTACGCGCCACCGACGTGGCCGTGCTTTCAGGCACAGGCCAAGTGGTAGCCAGCGCAGGCGCGTCGCAGTTTAGCCTGGGTCTGGGTGCGGCACGCCCCAGCAGCCAAAGGCTTCAAGCCGCGAGGCAAAACGGCGTCACCACTTGGATAGATGGTTTGGATGACGGCACAGACGCTCAACGTGAGCAACCAGCAGATGCAACAAGCCAGGCATTCATACGCGCCGTGGCTTGGCTCACCCCCAATGCACTGGCTTTAAAAGACGAGTCACGCTATTTGCAGGTAAGCGTGCCGCTGTCGCCCACTTTGGCGGCTGATGCCTTGGCCGTGCAGCAAGCCAACCGCGAATACCAAGAGCGTGCTTTGGCCAGAGACGGCTTGCGCAGCATGTACATAGGCACACTCACCCTGGCGCTGGTGCTGACGGTGTTTGGCGCGGTGTTGGTGGCTGCCTTGCTGGGCAACCAGTTGGCCAAGCCCTTGTTGGTGCTGGCTGCGGGCGTGCGTGATGTAGCCAAGGGCGACCTTACGCCCAAGCTCATTGTACGTACGCGAGATGAGTTGGGTGGGCTCACACGCTCGTTTGCCGACATGACACAACAGTTGGCCGACGCACGCGCGGCTGTGCAGCTCAGCGTGTCTGAGCTAGACGCGGCGCGTGCCAGCTTGCAAACCATTTTGGACAACCTTACAGCCGGCGTCATGGTGTTAGACGCAGGCGGCCACATACAAAGCATCAACCCCAGTGCCCAGCGTATTTTGGGTGATGAACTGTTGCAACAAGTGGGGCAGCCTTTGGCAGGTGTTGCTGGCTTGCAAGAGTGGGCCCACGATGTGGGCCGCCAATTCAAGCGGCTGAGCGATGATCAGGCCGCCACCGAACAAATCACGGCTCAACAGTCGCACTGGCAACACAGCTACGAGCTACAAGCCAATGCGCACGGCTTGCAACACGACACCATTACGCTGCTGGCACGCGGTGCCTTGTTGCCCGGCTTGGGCCAGCTGCTGGTGTTTGACGATATTTCAGACTTGGTGTCTGCCCAGCGCGCCAAGGCCTGGGCTGATGTGGCCAGGCGTTTGGCCCACGAAATCAAAAACCCGCTAACTCCCATACAGCTGTCTGCCGAGCGCCTGAGCATGAAGCTAGACGGCAAGCTGCAGCCTGCCGAACAGGCCTTGGTGACCAAGTCTGTAAATACCATCGTGGCGCAAGTAGAGGCCATGAAGCGCCTGGTCAATGAGTTTAGAGACTACGCGCGTTTGCCTGCGGCGGTGTTGCACCCACTAGACCTGAATGCGGTCGTGCGCGATATTTTGAGCCTGTACGAAAACGCTGTTGTGCCGGTGCAGTTTGACGCCCAACCCAACATACCGCTGATAGAGGCAGACGACCAGCAACTGCGCCAGGTGATACACAACTTGGTGCAAAACGCACAAGACGCCAGCCTGGCCAACGAGGCCGTGCGCAAACCACTGGTGGTATTGCGCACACGCCTAAATGAGCAAGGTGACCGATTGCGCCTGCAGGTGCTGGACAGTGGCGCGGGCTTTACAGACGCCATATTGAAGCGCGCGTTTGAGCCCTACGTCACCACCAAAACCAAAGGTACAGGCTTGGGGCTTGCCGTGGTCAAAAAAATTGCTGACGAACACCATGCACAGGTACACCTTAAAAACCGCCTGGAAGCTGCACATGGTCAAGACTTG
- the rsmB gene encoding 16S rRNA (cytosine(967)-C(5))-methyltransferase RsmB, with protein MTVTQPSQTLANQLPWVAACVKAVAGGRNVDTALAKAPAELRAGVQAIAYEVLRNWAWAQALLPMVAKKKPPEPARSMLLAAMALLRQPSNYVSHAVVDQAVSACKASHKLKNAAGFVNATLRTVLRDYVALDQQATSDWVVAYNHPIWWIKRLRAQYPDHWQTVLQANMQAAPMVLRVNLQRNTQQAYLDKLANAGIPATALGHSGVLLGKAQAVGKLPGFDAGDVSVQDGSPQLAALLLWASPHLKALASQPAVRAIKLLDACAAPGGKTAHLLEASPARPSSSQFTSQSTKQSKQMLELTALEIDATRATRITQTLERLGLSAQVVVADAALPGDWCNSGPFDAILLDAPCTASGIVRRHPDVPWLRRETDIAQLVAQQRALLEALWPQLAPGGRMVYCTCSTFKEEGQWQIEAFLARHADAKLQPSVSHILPADVDGALASQAHLAIGHNEAMGFDGFFYAVLDKAL; from the coding sequence ATGACCGTAACGCAGCCCAGCCAAACCTTGGCAAACCAGCTGCCGTGGGTCGCTGCATGCGTCAAGGCTGTGGCAGGTGGGCGCAACGTAGACACTGCGCTGGCAAAAGCGCCTGCTGAGCTGCGCGCCGGCGTACAAGCGATTGCCTATGAGGTGTTGCGCAACTGGGCCTGGGCGCAAGCATTACTGCCCATGGTGGCCAAGAAAAAGCCACCAGAGCCAGCGCGCTCTATGTTGCTGGCTGCTATGGCGCTTCTGCGTCAGCCAAGCAACTATGTCAGCCATGCCGTGGTAGACCAGGCCGTATCGGCATGCAAGGCCAGTCACAAACTCAAAAACGCAGCCGGTTTTGTGAATGCCACGCTTAGAACGGTATTGCGTGACTATGTGGCCTTAGACCAGCAGGCTACAAGCGACTGGGTGGTGGCCTACAACCATCCCATATGGTGGATCAAGCGCCTGCGCGCGCAATACCCAGACCACTGGCAAACGGTGCTACAGGCCAATATGCAAGCCGCACCCATGGTGTTGCGCGTCAACCTTCAGCGCAATACCCAGCAAGCCTACCTAGACAAACTGGCGAATGCAGGCATACCGGCTACAGCGTTGGGCCATAGCGGCGTGCTGTTGGGCAAAGCGCAAGCCGTGGGCAAGTTGCCAGGTTTTGACGCGGGTGATGTGTCTGTTCAAGATGGGTCACCCCAGCTGGCCGCGCTGCTGTTGTGGGCCAGCCCGCACCTAAAAGCGTTGGCTTCGCAACCGGCGGTACGCGCCATCAAGCTGCTGGACGCCTGCGCAGCGCCCGGCGGCAAAACAGCGCATTTGTTGGAGGCCAGCCCAGCCCGGCCCAGTTCCAGCCAGTTCACCAGCCAGTCCACCAAGCAGTCCAAGCAAATGCTAGAGCTGACAGCTCTGGAAATTGACGCCACACGTGCCACGCGCATCACCCAAACTCTAGAGCGCTTGGGCTTGAGTGCGCAAGTGGTGGTGGCTGACGCTGCCTTGCCTGGTGACTGGTGCAACAGCGGGCCGTTTGATGCCATCTTGCTGGATGCGCCTTGCACCGCCTCTGGCATTGTGCGCCGTCACCCGGATGTGCCATGGCTGCGCCGCGAGACCGACATTGCACAACTGGTGGCGCAGCAGCGTGCGTTGCTTGAGGCACTGTGGCCACAGCTGGCACCGGGTGGGCGCATGGTGTATTGCACTTGCTCCACCTTCAAGGAGGAGGGGCAGTGGCAAATAGAGGCCTTTTTGGCGCGTCACGCCGATGCCAAGCTGCAACCCAGCGTGAGCCACATATTGCCGGCTGACGTGGATGGCGCATTGGCATCGCAAGCGCATCTGGCCATAGGTCACAATGAGGCCATGGGATTTGATGGCTTTTTCTATGCTGTGCTGGACAAGGCGCTGTAA